One region of Deltaproteobacteria bacterium genomic DNA includes:
- a CDS encoding glycosyltransferase family 2 protein, which translates to MSPRVSVIVPTYDRAHALGESVASLLAERDVDLEVVVVDDGSTDGTAALLAGLGDPRVRPVIRPHAGIAAARNAGIAAARAPYIAFHDSDDLALPGRLAVPLAFLAAHPDVDLVIQNGRMLPPEGDPGGREEPWIKPSVARALAARPIGVAEVFRWNLGQLQGMCFTRRALDATGPLDPSFTILDDLDLVLRVTLRFRAAFLDVPAFAYRRHAAGVARDRERIREEAIRLAEKLVREHPETLDRLGRRVFVRRQARRWGRLATARLRAGDARGARAALAEARALHPGNVAYRLRALWLALRGRE; encoded by the coding sequence ATGAGCCCCCGGGTCTCGGTCATCGTGCCCACCTACGACCGGGCGCACGCCCTGGGCGAGAGCGTCGCGAGTCTCCTCGCCGAGCGCGACGTGGACCTCGAGGTGGTGGTGGTGGACGACGGTTCGACCGACGGTACGGCGGCGCTGCTGGCCGGCCTCGGCGACCCGCGCGTGCGCCCGGTGATCCGCCCGCACGCCGGCATCGCCGCCGCCCGCAACGCCGGCATCGCGGCGGCGCGCGCACCCTACATCGCCTTCCACGACTCGGACGACCTGGCGCTCCCCGGCCGTCTCGCCGTGCCGCTCGCCTTCCTCGCGGCGCACCCCGACGTCGACCTCGTGATCCAGAACGGCCGCATGCTGCCCCCCGAGGGCGATCCCGGCGGCCGGGAGGAGCCGTGGATAAAGCCGAGCGTGGCGCGGGCGCTCGCGGCGCGCCCGATCGGCGTCGCCGAGGTCTTCCGCTGGAACCTGGGGCAGCTCCAGGGCATGTGTTTCACCCGCCGCGCGCTCGACGCGACCGGGCCGCTCGACCCGAGCTTCACCATCCTGGACGACCTGGACCTCGTGCTGCGTGTCACGCTGCGCTTCCGCGCCGCCTTCCTGGACGTGCCCGCCTTCGCCTACCGGCGCCACGCGGCCGGCGTCGCCCGCGACCGCGAGCGCATCCGCGAGGAGGCCATCCGCCTCGCCGAGAAGCTCGTGCGCGAGCATCCCGAGACCCTCGACCGGCTCGGGCGCAGGGTCTTCGTCCGCCGCCAGGCGCGCCGCTGGGGGCGGCTCGCGACGGCGCGTCTCAGGGCGGGCGACGCGCGGGGCGCGCGCGCGGCGCTGGCCGAGGCGCGCGCGCTCCACCCGGGCAACGTCGCCTACCGCCTGCGCGCGCTCTGGCTCGCGCTGCGCGGCCGGGAGTGA
- a CDS encoding glycosyltransferase family 4 protein, with amino-acid sequence MKRALVTLGHPDHAGMLRALRVLDAAAPRYGWELRFVLAGPHPQVAAEGLPVARVTYLPALRRWRAWPARLALPATVLRLARLARGADVLYACTLSSFPYCLFAGRLARVPQVVHVYSSYGDGAAYRKHLLGRARHLIAPSADSLALARRALGDFAPGTRARVVYNGLDVERIARAAAAPVPADVALGDGPRVGMVGNLDQRKNPAVLAEAMAAVRAAVPGARALLVGAFRDPAYERSVRERIQALGLAEAVSVTGFLPNPFPVVERLDVLVHPALRDPFPLALLEGMALARPIVASGVGGIPEMLEDGVSGCLVPPGDARALAAALVALLRDPVRRARLGAAARERLLMRFSLEGFAAGVFAAFDDAVGAA; translated from the coding sequence ATGAAGCGCGCGCTCGTCACCCTCGGGCATCCGGATCACGCCGGCATGCTGCGCGCGCTCCGCGTGCTCGACGCCGCGGCGCCGCGGTACGGCTGGGAGCTCCGCTTCGTGCTCGCCGGCCCCCATCCGCAGGTGGCCGCGGAGGGCCTCCCCGTGGCGCGCGTCACCTACCTGCCGGCGCTCCGGCGCTGGCGGGCCTGGCCGGCGCGGCTCGCGCTGCCGGCGACCGTGCTGCGCCTCGCGCGCCTGGCGCGGGGGGCCGACGTCCTCTACGCTTGCACGCTGTCGAGCTTCCCGTACTGTCTCTTCGCCGGGCGGCTCGCGCGCGTGCCGCAGGTGGTGCACGTCTACTCGAGCTACGGCGACGGCGCGGCCTATCGCAAGCACCTCCTCGGCCGAGCCCGACACCTGATCGCGCCCTCGGCCGACTCGCTCGCGCTCGCGCGCCGGGCGCTCGGCGACTTCGCGCCCGGGACGCGGGCCCGCGTGGTCTACAACGGCCTGGACGTGGAGCGCATCGCGCGCGCGGCGGCGGCGCCCGTGCCGGCCGACGTGGCGCTCGGCGACGGCCCCCGGGTCGGCATGGTGGGGAACCTCGATCAGCGGAAGAATCCGGCCGTCCTGGCCGAGGCCATGGCCGCGGTGCGCGCAGCCGTGCCGGGCGCGCGCGCTCTCCTGGTGGGGGCCTTCCGCGATCCGGCCTACGAGCGCAGCGTGCGCGAGCGCATCCAGGCGCTCGGCCTCGCGGAGGCGGTGTCCGTGACGGGCTTCCTCCCGAACCCGTTCCCCGTCGTCGAGCGGCTCGACGTGCTCGTCCACCCGGCGCTGCGCGACCCCTTCCCGCTCGCGCTCCTCGAGGGGATGGCGCTCGCGCGCCCGATCGTGGCGAGCGGGGTGGGCGGCATCCCCGAGATGCTGGAGGACGGGGTGAGCGGGTGCCTCGTCCCGCCCGGCGACGCCCGCGCGCTCGCGGCGGCGCTGGTGGCGCTCCTGCGCGATCCCGTGCGGCGAGCGCGCCTGGGTGCGGCGGCGCGCGAGCGCCTGCTGATGCGCTTCTCGCTCGAGGGCTTCGCGGCGGGCGTGTTCGCGGCCTTCGACGACGCGGTGGGCGCGGCATGA
- a CDS encoding glycosyltransferase family 4 protein — protein sequence MRVRIAFMHRRLAGGGTEADLRRMAAGLAARGHQVHVFAARADRAPPGVTLRRVPVVRAGRLVRLLSFAALAPRLVARERWDAVVGFGRTPRQDVVRVGGGTHRSYLARMEAAGLRRRWRGPYHRAVLRLEARAFAPGAYRRVLAVSARVRDEVAADYRVPRERIRVLYNGVDLERFHPARRATLGPAARRALGLADGERVCAAIGSGFARKGFDLLLRLWREAPPRDTALVLVGDDERLASYRRQAEALGRRVRVTGPRPDVEAVLAAADVTCLPSRQEAFGNVVLEACAAGVPVVTTRRAGAAELLDGPLAALVIDDPEDLDALARALVRALGPEHDAFARAARARAEDFPWENHLDRLEALLGEVARGG from the coding sequence GTGAGGGTGCGGATCGCCTTCATGCACCGCCGGCTGGCCGGCGGCGGAACGGAAGCCGACCTCCGCCGCATGGCCGCCGGGCTCGCGGCGCGCGGGCACCAGGTGCACGTCTTCGCGGCGCGCGCGGACCGGGCGCCGCCCGGCGTCACGCTCCGGCGCGTGCCGGTGGTGCGCGCCGGTCGGCTCGTCCGCCTGCTCTCGTTCGCGGCCCTGGCGCCGCGTCTCGTCGCACGCGAGCGCTGGGACGCAGTGGTGGGCTTCGGGCGCACGCCGCGCCAGGACGTGGTGCGCGTCGGTGGCGGGACGCACCGGAGCTACCTCGCCCGCATGGAGGCCGCGGGCCTCCGGCGGCGCTGGCGTGGGCCGTACCACCGCGCCGTCCTCCGGCTCGAGGCGCGCGCCTTCGCCCCGGGCGCCTACCGGCGTGTCCTCGCCGTCTCCGCGCGGGTGCGCGACGAGGTCGCCGCCGACTACCGCGTGCCGCGCGAGCGGATCCGCGTCCTCTACAACGGCGTCGATCTCGAGCGCTTTCATCCCGCGCGGCGCGCGACGCTCGGGCCGGCGGCGCGCCGTGCCCTCGGCCTCGCGGACGGCGAGCGGGTGTGCGCGGCCATCGGCAGCGGCTTCGCGCGCAAGGGGTTCGATCTGCTGCTGCGCCTCTGGCGCGAGGCGCCGCCGCGCGACACGGCCCTCGTCCTGGTGGGCGACGACGAGCGCCTGGCGTCCTACCGCCGGCAGGCGGAGGCCCTCGGCAGGCGCGTGCGCGTGACCGGCCCGCGCCCCGACGTGGAGGCCGTGCTCGCGGCCGCCGACGTCACGTGCCTGCCCTCGCGCCAGGAGGCCTTCGGCAACGTCGTCCTCGAAGCCTGCGCCGCGGGCGTCCCGGTCGTCACCACCCGCCGCGCCGGCGCTGCCGAGCTGCTCGACGGCCCGCTCGCCGCCCTGGTCATCGACGACCCCGAGGACCTGGACGCGCTCGCGCGCGCGCTGGTGCGTGCCCTCGGCCCCGAACACGACGCCTTCGCGCGCGCCGCCCGCGCCCGCGCCGAGGACTTCCCCTGGGAGAACCACCTGGATCGCCTCGAAGCGCTGCTGGGCGAGGTGGCCCGTGGCGGATAG